TGAGCAGCGCAAAAACTGACCCGACAAGACACAGGACTCCGGTCAGATCGGCGGCGCTGTCAGGGTCCTCGACCGCCTGCCACAGCGCGATATAGCCCAGATAGAACAGGAACAGGATCAGGAAGCTGGTCAGGCGCGGGTCCCATTCCCACCACGTCCCCCACATCGGCTGTCCCCAGATCGCGCCGGTGATCAGCGCGATCAGCGTCATCACGGCGCCGACCGGCGCGGCGGCCTTTGCGGCCAATGCGCTGACATGGTGACGTCGTACAAGCCAGATCAGCGAGGCCACCAGCATCATCAGCCAGCAATTAATCGCCATGAGTGCCGCCGGGACATGAATGAAGATGATCTTGACCGTCGCACCCTGCTTGTAATCTTCGGGCGTCAGAAAGCCCCAGATCAGCCCGGTGACGGTGCATAAT
This sequence is a window from Paracoccus aerodenitrificans. Protein-coding genes within it:
- a CDS encoding heme ABC transporter permease yields the protein MSIWEYANPVKFMRSSGIALPWVVAGAALCTVTGLIWGFLTPEDYKQGATVKIIFIHVPAALMAINCWLMMLVASLIWLVRRHHVSALAAKAAAPVGAVMTLIALITGAIWGQPMWGTWWEWDPRLTSFLILFLFYLGYIALWQAVEDPDSAADLTGVLCLVGSVFALLSRYAVNFWNQGLHQGASLSVAPGERMSAVYRYPLYLTMLGFFLLFLALLLIRTRTEIRIRRVAALQAREARQ